The sequence below is a genomic window from Flagellimonas marinaquae.
TATAAATGGTGAAGCATCCGAAGCAATAAAATACTCGTTCTCTCCTATACCGATGGCAAGTGGACTTCCCAACTTGGCCACTACGATCTCATCTGGTTTGTTTTTGTCGAAAACAGCAATGGCATAAGCTCCAACAACCTGATTCAATGCTATCTGCACTGCTTTGCCCAGCTTAACCCCTTCTTTTTTCTTAACTTCTTCTATTAGATTGATGAGCACTTCGGTATCCGTATCGGATTCAAAAGAATACCCCCTTTTTATCAAAGCCTGTTTAATGGACTCGTAGTTTTCTATGATTCCATTGTGTATAATCACCAAGTCGCCAGAATTTGAATAATGGGGATGCGAGTTTACATCGTTCGGCACGCCGTGTGTAGCCCATCTTGTATGGCCCAAGCCCAACTTCCCTTTAATGGGTATCGTGGTCTCCGCCTTGTTTTTTAAATCCTCTACTTTGCCCTTGGTTTTGGCCAAATGGATGTTTTCTCCATCGAAAAGAGAAACACCGGCACTGTCGTACCCTCTGTATTCGAGTCTCTGTAACCCTTTGATTATAATTGGATAGGCATCTCTATGACCTATATAACCGACTATTCCACACATAAGTTTTTTTTTAATTAATAACCATCTGGGGGATTGGTCCTCAAATTTAAAATGTATACGTTAAAATATGCCGTTCTGGTTCTTTAAAACGATAAACGTTTAAAAAACTACGATAAATACAAGGTTAGTTGGCCTTAGTGTAGTAGATTTCAAGCTTTAGCTTTCGGTCTTCTTCTTCTGGGGCAACATTACTTCCATAGAGTATGGTTCCCAATGGGCTCATTGCGGCACCAACCGGATAATCTATCTCTTGCATGTCGCTCCCGAGCGCTTCTTGAACCGCGGTTAAAGCAATGTTCGGGGTTAAGGTCAAGCCCAATTTAGCGTTTACGGAATCCCTAACGATTATATTATTGATGTGCTCCGTAATACGAACCGTGTATTTTACACCTTGATTGTTGCTGGACTGCAACACTCCGTCGTGGCTCGCAAAATATCGCAACGAATTTGGTCCAGAATTCGGCGTTACATCCTCGTTGGCAATATTGTACAGGGGTAGATTGGTTTCTGCGTTGTACAGATAAAGCCTTGGCGGTTCGACCACGGAAGTTCCCAATGTCTCGCGATCCACGTAGAACACCAAATTTGCCTCGTTAATGATCCAATTGTTCTGCTTGATTTCATTGATGATCGTAGCGCCTCCGTTTTCCACTTCATCGAACAAACGCACCTCGGCAAGAGTGGCCCCTCCTTTTACATAAATTCGAGAAGCATTCTCTTCGGAATTCAATGCGCTCTCAATTTGTGAAGGAAGCATGTCGTTTTCGAACACGTTAACCGCATTTCCAGTAATCTGACCATTGGTATTGGCTACCAACAGACGAAGTGTAAAATCTTTCTCCGCGACCACAACTTCCTCAGCCTCGGCATCATAATCGTTATACTCGTAGGTAATAGTGATGTTGGCTTGGGTCAAATCCAACAAGAACATAAGTTGCTCCATATCGGACCCCGCTAAGTGGATACCTCTTATAAAATTTCTAAAATTGGATTGCCTCAACAACTCAGGCTGACCTTCTTTATCCAAAATGTTCTGTTGAAAAAAATCCGGGTTTAGGGGAATTCGAATGCCCGGGGCAATTCTACTCTCTACAACTGTTTGTGATTCATCTACATCTGCCGTATCGGGGTCATCTTCGGCAAAAACCAAGGTTTCGATATCGTCAATGGTTACTGTTTTTTGACCTTCGATTGACAATTCTTCGCCGATAAAAGCCGAAAAATCCTGATTGGAGTAATATTCTTGGGCTTCTTCAAAATTAGAATTCGGGTCCAAATCGCGCAAGAAGTAATTAGATTTGGAAACTGTCAATTCAAAAGTTTGGGTCCTATCGCCGTATATACTGTCCAAATCAAACCTATTGGGATAAATATTGGCAACAAATCCTTCGGCGGTGCCATCTTCGTTTGGGTCGTACGGATTGGAGCCAATGATCCTTTCCTGGTTATCGGTGACACCATCGCCATCGTAATCAGAATTTGGGTCTTCCGCATCCTCGCCACTTTCCAGTTCATCCGGAATACCATCACCATCAGAATCCGGCGAGGGGGCTGTTTGAAAAGGGATGTTCAAATACACTTCCTTTACTGTCTCGTTTTCCTCTACCGTTGTGGCATTATCGTCCGAGTCGGCCGTATCCTCCACCTCTTGCCTCAGGTCTCCAAAGGTTGGGGCTTCGGCGGACAATGCAAGTTGGGAAATTATGCTGGCTTTTCTTTGTCCATATACAGGGTCGTTGAATGTGCCCAGTTGGTACAAAGGCAATTTATTGGTCTGCACGGCAGTTATACCTTTATTAAAGGCAAAAACATCGTACTCTACTTTACCCGTACTGAAGGGTTCTCCTGCAACAACACCTTCGCCAATGGTGTCCATTTCATCATCACACGAAGCGATCAGCAAAAACAAAGTTCCAACAAGTGTCGCAACTTTGGTAATCTTGGAAAATCTCATTCAAACTATTTTAGAACCTCTGTATTATAGAAATTTGTGTATGCCTCCTCTGCTTCTTGAAGCGGGACATAAGGCAATACTGGTACGGAAAGATTATCTATGTGGTTTTTTAAATCCTCGGACAAATCCTCCGCGGCTAAAATAACGGCATCGGAATGATCTACGGCAACCTTTAACAAATTATTATACTCGGGCTTGGAAAGAACGGAAACTTCCTCTTTATCAATACCATCGAAAGCTATTTTGTTGATCATTTCGGCATCCAGCTCACCTTCAAAATCCTTGCCGTAAACGGAAGTAACAATTCTACTATCGGCGAACAAGGGTTCATCAGCATAATATTTTCTGAGGTAAAGTGGCACCATAGAGGCCATCCAGCCATGAACGTGGATAATATCTGGGGACCAGTTCAATTTTTTTACGGTTTCCACAACACCTTTGGCAAAAAAGATGGCGCGTTCGTCGTTATCCGGGAACAAATTCCCATCGGCATCTGCAAATGTTGCCTTTCTTTTAAAATACTCATCGTTATCAATAAAGTAGACCTGAATCCGTTCTTTTGGTATGGAGGCCACCTTAATGATCAAGGGCATATCCATGTCGTTGATCACCAGGTTCATCCCCGATAAACGTATTACCTCATGTAATTGATGCCTTCTTTCGTTAATATTTCCATACCTTGGCATAAATATCCGTATTTGCCCACCATTACTGTTCACCATTCTAGGTGCTTCGTAAGACATTAAGGAAACAGGATTCTCTGGGAGGTAGGGAACTAATTCAGAAGATACAAACAATACCTTTTTACCATTCATAAACGCTTTCTTTTGTTTATCTGAAAAACATAGCTGCAAAAGTACAAAAATTATGCTGATTAGCTGTATTTGTAGTATTTTTGCACCCTTTTGTACCTGTATATGAAGATTTTCGACCGTAAAAAAGAACTCAATGCCTTTAGTTTGGAGGAGCGCAGAAAAGACCGCACCATTGGTCTTGTCCCCACTATGGGCGCATTGCACTCCGGTCATATTTCGTTGGTAAAAAAAGCCTTGGCCGAAAATGATTTTGTGATTGTCAGCATTTTCGTAAATCCCACCCAATTCGACAAAAAGGATGATTTGGAAAAATATCCGAGAACTTTCCAAAAAGATGTAAGCCTTTTAAAAGAAGTATCTGAAAACATAGTTGTTTTTGCACCTACGGTAGATGAGATTTATGCCGGAAACCTTAAATCCGAATCTTACGAGTTCGATGGATTGGACAAAGTAATGGAAGGCGAATTTAGAACAGGACATTTTGACGGTGTCGGCACTATTGTGGAGCTTTTGCTGCGAACTGCCGAACCTAACAAAGCCTATTTTGGAGAAAAAGATTTTCAGCAATTACAGATAATCCGAAAAATGGCCGAAACAAAAGACCTCCCATATACCATAGTAGGATGTGCCATTGAGAGGGAACCCCATGGACTTGCCATGAGTTCCCGAAACGAAAGGCTCTCTAAAGAAACCCGCGAACAGGCCAGTTTCATTTACAAAACCTTACAGACTGCCAAAGCTAAAATTGGCACGAAAAGTGTTAAAGATATTACGGATTGGGTCACTTCTGAATTTGAAAAACAACCCTTGTTCGATTTGGAGTATTTTGAAATAGCCGATGAAAACACATTGACACCCGCTTTAAAAATTCAGGACAACCAAAAATATAGGGCGTTCATTGCCGTTTATGCGGATGGCGTTCGCCTAATTGATAATCTAAGATTGAATTGATATTTTTGCACCATGCAAGTAGAAGTCGTAAAATCTAAAATTCACCGAGTAAAAGTTACCGGGGCAGACCTAAATTATATAGGAAGCATTACCATTGATGAAGATCTTATGGATGCCGCCAATATTATTAGAGGCGAGAAAGTGCAGATCGTGAACAACAACAACGGCGAACGATTGGAGACTTATGCCATTCCCGGACCAAGAGGTTCCGGTGAGTTGACATTGAACGGTGCCGCTGCCCGAAAAGTGGCGGTCGGCGACGTATTGATCCTAATTACCTACGCTTGGATGGATATCGAAGAAGCAAAAACATTTAATCCAGCATTGGTGTTCCCGAACGAGGAAAACAATCTACTCCAATAAATTTTGGGCAAATCCCTAAAAAAATTCCTGAAGATATTTGTACCCATTGGATTTGGGCTTTTCTTGGTTTGGTACTCCTACAACTCCACCACACCGGAAGAACGCAATCAAATTATCCATTACATTTCCAATGCAAGCCCATTCTGGGTGGTAATATCCGTAATTATAGGCATACTGAGCCATATTTCCCGTGCCATTCGCTGGAAATATCTTTTGGAACCCATGGGTTACAGGCCAAAAACCTCAAATACCATATTTATTGTCCTTATATCCTATTTTGCCAACTTGGGCATTCCCCGTTCTGGTGAAATTTTAAGGGCAACAGCACTTACCACCTACGAAAAAGTTCCATTTGAAAAAGGTTTCGGTACAATCGTTACTGAAAGAGTAGTCGATTTACTGATGCTCTTGACCATCATTATGACCACCTTGGTGCTCCAAACCGATTTTATCCTTGGGTTTTTAGAAGAAAAAGGAGTCAATTTCGTAGGCGCTATCGGTATTTTATTAGCAGGCATGATAGGTTTGTTCCTGGGGTCGTACATAATTCGCAAATCAAAATCCCCTTTGGCCCTTAAGCTAAAAGGGTTTCTATCCGGCCTGCAGGATGGAGTCCTCAGTGTTTTTAAAATGAAGAACAAATGGCCGTTTATCCTTCATACTCTTTTTATCTGGACCGCCTATTTTGGCATGTTCTGGGTCATTAAATATACTGTGGAAGAAACCATCCCGTTATCCTTGGGCGAACTATTGGTCGCTTTTGTCGCGGGAGCCTTCGCCATGTCCACAACCAATGGCGGAATAGGCCTGTACCCTATCGCCGTTAGTGCCGCATTGGGCATTTATGGCATCAGCTCCGTTTCCGGGGATGCATTTGGATGGATCATGTGGATCGCCCAAACTATTATGGTGGTTGTTTTTGGTACAATATCCTTTGTTGTATTACCGTTATTGAATAGAAATCGGTAAGCCCCAACCGCTAAAACTTAACCAATGAAAAAAAGTCTATTTTTACTGATAGGCCTTATTTGCCTGAACTCCAATGCCCAGGTAAAAAAAGAAATCTTTGAATCTTTCAAACTCCAGGAACGAAGGGACGTCTCCTATTATTTCCCCGAAGATTATTCCGATGACAAACTGTATCCATTGATCGTGGTTCTCGATGCCGACTACCTTTTTGATTTGGTTGTTGCCAACGTTAAATTCCAAAGTCGATTGGACCGCATGCCCGAGGCCATCGTGGTTGGAATCCACCAAGCAGAAAACGATCTAAGATGGGAAGATTGCGATTATGATGAAGCCTCAGGTTTACCCACCGAAAAAGGTAAAATGTTCTATGAGTTTTTGGGAACGGAATTAATCCCCTACATGGCCACTACATATAAAATTGCCCCCTTTAAAATGTTCGTGGGGTACGACATCACTGCGAATTTTGGCAACTTTTATTTGTTCAAGGACAATTCATTCTTTAACTCTTTTGTGAGTATCTCACCGGTACTGGCAACCGAAATGGAGAATCGTGTCCCCGAGCGTTTGTCCGCATTGGACCAAACTATTTTTTATAATCTAATTGTAGAAAAGGCGCCATCGGACGACAGACAGCGCATACTGCAAATGAACCACAGCATCAATTCCATAAAAAAAGAATCGTTGCACTATTTTTTTGATGAATACGAGGAGGCTGATCACGAATCCATCGCAGCTTACGGGATCAGCAAAGCATTCGATAACGTATTCAAAATATATAGACCAATAACCCCCGAGGAATACAAAACTGAGATTGTTACTTCCGAAGAGCCCGTATTTGACTACTTGGAAAACCGATACAACACCATTGAAGATCTATTTGGGTTTGAAAAACAAGTGGAACTCAACGATATTATGGCCATTTATGCCGCTTGCTTAAAAAAACAAGACTACGATTCCTTAAAGCCATTGGCCGATCTATGCAAAAAAGAATTCCCAGAAACCATGATGGGGTTTTATTTTGAAGCAGAACACTATGAGTTCATCGGTGAGCCCAAAAAGGCATTTAAAGCGTTTGAAAAGGCGTTCCAAATGGAAGAAATCGACTTTTTGACCAAAGATTTGGCTCTGGACAAGATAGATGCTCTGAAAGCAGACTTTGGGTACTAGATTGATCGATTATTGGGTTATTGGATTTATTGGGTATTGACCACTTGGAGTACTCGATCATACAACTCCAAGAATCTATTGCTTCGAAAATCCAAGAATCCAATTCGCAATTCCATATCTTTAGGCTCCTCATTTTATTTTGAATGGCCAAGACCAAAACAGCATTTTTTTGTCAAAATTGTGGAGCTCAATTCCCAAAATGGATCGGGCAATGTTCCTCTTGTAAGGAATGGAACACCATTGTAGAAGAAGTTGTCCAAAAAGAGGACAAAAAAGGGTGGAAAACAGATCGGCCCGCCAACACCTCCAATAAGCCGCTTCGTGTTTCCGAAATAACACAGGAAAAGGAACTCCGCTTGGACACCAAAGACCAAGAGTTCAACCGCGTGTTGGGCGGTGGATTGGTACCAGGGTCTTTAACCTTATTAGGGGGGGAACCCGGTATTGGAAAAAGTACCTTGTTGCTTCAAATCGCGCTAAAACTGCCCTATAAAATACTTTATGTGTCGGGGGAGGAGAGTCAAAGACAAATTAAAATGCGAGCAGACCGTATTCAACCTAAAAGCGAGAATTGCTACATCCTTACCGAGACCAAAACACAAAATATATTCCAGCAGATTGCCTCTATTGAGCCCGATTTAGTGGTCATCGACTCTATTCAGACCCTGCACACGGATTATATCGAATCCGCAGCGGGGAGCATTTCCCAAATCCGGGAATGCACCGCGGAACTGATCAAATTTGCCAAGGAAAGTCATACTCCTGTTATTTTGGTAGGACACATCACCAAAGATGGAACTATTGCAGGCCCCAAGATTTTGGAGCATATGGTGGATACCGTTCTCCAGTTTGAAGGAGACCGCAATTATGTATATCGCATTCTCCGTTCCCTTAAAAACCGCTTTGGTTCCACTGCCGAACTGGGCATTTACGAAATGCAAGGAAGCGGCCTACGCGAAGTGAACAATCCATCGGAGGTGCTTATTTCCAAAAATGACGAAGACCTCAGCGGCACTGCCATCGCAGCCACGGTGGAAGGTATGCGACCCTTGTTGATAGAAATTCAGGCCTTGGTTAGCACAGCGGTCTACGGAACACCACAACGTTCCGCCACAGGTTTTAATGCCAAACGTTTGAACATGCTCTTGGCCGTTTTGGAAAAACGCGCAGGTTTTAAGTTAGGGGCAAAAGATGTTTTTTTAAACATCACCGGTGGAATATCCGTGGATGATCCTGCCATTGACCTGGCTGTTATGGCCGCCATCCTATCAAGCAATTCCGATATCGCCATAGAAAAAGGCGTTTGTTTTGCCGCAGAAGTCGGACTTGCGGGAGAAATTAGGCCAGTGCAACGAGTAGATCAGCGCATTCTCGAAGCCGAAAAATTGGGCTTTTCCAAAATATTTGTCTCCAAAAACAATAAGATAGGTTTAAAACAATCCGGCATACAGATTCAAAAAGTATCCAAGATCGAGGACGTCGTTGCTCATCTCTTTGGTTGATTTAAGGAGCAGGGTTTGGAATGGCGTTGTGTATTTCCTCAATGCCATCCAATACCTCATCGGAAAGGTCCACATCGATACTGGCGATGTTTTCCTTGAGTTGTTCCATAGTGGTAGCGCCAATGATATTGCTCGTTAGAAATGGTCGGGTATTTACAAATGCCAAGGCCATTTGAGCGAGGCTAAGATTGTGCGCCTTGGCCAAGTCAGCATATTTTTGTGTGGCCTGTGTAGCAGTTTCTCCACTATAGCGACTATAGTTTGGGAATAAGGTTATCCGTGCTTTTCTAGGTGGGATTTCGGTAAGGTATTTACCGCTCAGCACCCCAAATCCAAGAGGAGAGTACGCCATTAAACCAATTTGTTCCCTCATCGAGATTTCGGAAAGACCTACTTCAAAAAGTCGGTTAAGAAGGCTATACGGGTTCTGAATGGTACGCATTCGGGGCAATCCTTGGTGGACTTTGCTCTCCTCCAAATAGCGCATGGTGCCCCAAGGGGTTTCGTTGGACAATCCTACATGCCTAATCTTACCTTCGGCAATCAAATCTCGTAGGGTCTCCAAAACTTGGTGTATGTTGTCGTCCCAAACATCAACAGCATGGGCATTGTAACCTCTTTGACCAAAATAATTGGTATTTCTTTCTGGCCAATGGAGTTGGAACAGGTCAATATAATCGGTCTGTAATCGCCTTAGGCTTCCTTCTACCGCACTAACCAAAGCTTCTTTACTGAACCCGGTACTTCGAATATGGTTTGCGACCTGCCCCGGTCCTGCAATTTTTGAAGCCAAGACCACCCTATCCCGATTCCCTGTTTTTTTGAACCAATTCCCGATCAATTCTTCTGTAACGGCATATAATTCCTTTTTGGCCGGAACGGGATATAATTCTGCTGTATCAAAAAAGTTAACGCCTTGGTCTAGGGCATAGTCCATTTGCTCCTGCGCTTCCTCTTCATTGTTTTGCCGCCCCCAGGTCATGGTGCCCAAGCAAATTTTGCTGATTCGGATATCGGTATGCGGGATTCTGGTATATTTCATTTTTTACAAATTAGGACGGTTAACGATTGGGGCTCTCAAACCCAACCATCTTACTTTCTACCTTTAGAATAGCATTATTTTTCAACCTCCAATAAAATGGGGCAGTGATCACTATGTTTGGCTTCGGACAAGATCACGGAACGCTTTAACCGATCTTCCAAAGGATCGGCCACCATGCCATAATCCAAACGCCAGCCTTTGTTGTTGGCCCTGGCATTGGCGCGGTAACTCCACCAGGTGTAATTATCGGGTTCCTTATTGAAATGCCTAAAACTGTCAATAAAGCCACTTTTCATAAAATTGCCGATCCATTCGCGTTCCACAGGCAAGAATCCCGATACGTTTTTGTTTCGGACAGGATCATGAATATCTATAGCTTCATGACAAATATTATAGTCTCCCAACACAATTAAATTGGGACGTTCTTTCCGAAGCTCATCTGCATATTTCTGAAAATCGTCCATATACGTCAATTTAAAATCCAGGCGATCCATATTGGTGCCGGATGGCAAGTACATGCTCATTATGGAAACGTCTCCGTAGTCGGCTCGGATATTTCTTCCTTCATGATCCATGTAGTCGATACCCGTACCAAATTCCACATGGTCCGGCTCCTCTTTACAAAGTAAGGCCACGCCACTATATCCTTTTTTTTGGGCGCTGAACCAATAATTATGGGAATATCCTGCCTCTTTAAAAACAGTAGTATCCAATTGCTCCTCCATGGCCTTGGTCTCCTGCAGGCAAACCACGTCAGGGCTCACCGTTTCCAACCATTCCACAAATCCTTTTTTAAGCGCTGCCCGAATACCGTTTACATTGTAGGATACAATTTTCATATACTCAATTTTGTTCAAAAATAGCTATTGTGAACGGCTCCTTAAAATTGAATTTACCTATGAATCTATCAATGGAATGAATTGATGTCCCATTTTTTGATCTTTTCGTTTACTTTTAAGCCAAAAAGCTTCCTCATGACAGCTCTTGTTCTAATCGATGTCCAACGCGGACTACAAGAAATCGGGTTTTACGGCACAGAAAGAAACAATATGGATGCCGAGGAAAATTGCGGAAGGTTATTAACGTTCTTCAGGAAAAAACAATGGCCCATCTTTCATGTAAAACATAATTCCACCGACCTTGGTTCCCCTTTGCACCCAGGTAAAGTAAGTAACTCTTTTCATCCGGCCGTGGAACCTATGATCAATGAACCGATTTTTGAGAAAACGGTGAACAGTGCTTTTATTGGCACTGAACTGGAGGCTCGATTAAAAACAGAGCACATCACTAATTTAGTGATAGCGGGTCTAACGATAGAACATTGCATTTCCACCTCGGTAAGGATGGCGTCGAATTTAGGTTTTACCGTTATTTTGGTTTCCGATGCGACCGCTGCCTTCGATAAAATAGGACACGATTGCAACACATACGCTGCTGATGTTATTTTCCACGCAGAACTGGCCAACCTTAAAGATGAGTTCGCAACGATAAAGGATACCGACACCATATTGAAAGAACTTGATCATTAGTCCCTATTTTTACAACTCTAATAATTCTGTTATTCTTATGGTAAGATCAGCATCATTTTTTTTATTATGTTTCTTCCTTGCAATCGTACAATTGTTCAGTCAGTCCGAACCGCTTAAAATTGGAATCGCAGGACTTACGCATACCCATGTTCACTCGATTTTGGGCCGTGATGCCATTGGCGACATCAAAATTGTGGGCATTGCAGAGCCAAATCGTAAGCTTGCCCAACAATATGCCGATCAACACGGGTTTTCCATGGATTTGGTGTACAACAGCCTAGAAGAAATGATTGCCGCCACCCAACCAGAGGCAGTAACCGCATTTGGCAACATATTCGATCATTTGGAAGTAGTTCAGACCTGTGCACCAAAAGGAATCCATGTTATGGTAGAAAAACCATTGGCGGTAAATATGCGACATGCCAAAAAAATGAAAGCGCTTGCACAAGAACACCGTATACATCTGCTCACCAATTACGAAACCACTTGGTACCCGACCAACCATAAAGCGAAAACCCTCTTGGACAATGGCGAAATTGGAGACCTTAAAAAAGTCGTTGTCCGGGATGGTCATCGCGGACCCGTGAAAATTGGTGTTAACGAAGAATTTCTGGAGTGGCTCCAAGATCCCGTGCTCAATGGCGGTGGTGCCCTCACCGATTTTGGCTGTTACGGGGCAAATCTTACGACGTGGCTATTACAAGGCAAAAAACCTAATACCGTTACCGCTGTTACCCAACAATTACAGGCGGAAAACAATCCCAAAGTAGATGATGATGCCGTTATAATTCTTACTTATGACGGCTGCCAAGCGGTATTACAACCTTCTTGGAATTGGCCCATAGGCAGAAAGGATATGGAACTTTATGGCTTAACAGGTGCTATTTATGCAGATAACAGAAATACACTTCGGGTAAGAACTGCAGAAGGTTATGATGGCTACCAAGAAGAAATCTCAATCTTAGAAGAAAGACCCTATCCCTACAACGACCCATTTTCACTTTTGGTTGCTGTGGTGCGCGGTTCCGTTGAGTTAAACCCAAATAATCTAAACGCGCTCGAAAACAATATGACCGTAGTGGAAATATTGGATGCTGCACGCAAAAGTGCAAAAACGGGCAAAACCATCAAACTAAAAAAATAACCTCTACCAACATTTGTTTCCAATGAGAGTCTTTGTTTCCCTATTATGTGTATCACTGCCCTTACTTTTACTGGGCCAGATTTCCCCAAAAGACTCCATAACCCAATTGGATGAAATTATTCTAGTCCAGAACGCCGTTCCAAAAAAAGCCACGGGAATCACTCCTTCTTCAAAAATTGCCGGTCAAACCTTTGAGCGTTTCAACCCCACGGACATCCCTTCTGCCATCAATCAGATTTCGGGTGTTTATATTTTATCGGGAGCCATCAACACCAACCGCATAACAGTTCGAGGCATTGGAGCAAGGACACCATACGGAACCAATAAACTACGCATGTACTTTAATGGAATCCCTGTAACCAATGGTACCGGCTCTTCTACCATTGAAGCTTTCGACTTTGAAAACCTGGGTGCCATAGAGATCATAAAAGGACCTAAAGGCACTGCGCATGGCTCCAATCTTGGCGGAGCTTTTATTTTGGACACCAAAGCGTCCATTGAAAATAAGACGCAATTGACCAATACGTTTTCGGTCGGCTCTTATAACATGGTAAAGGACAACCTAACATTTTCGCATGCAGAAGATGGTCTTAAACTAAGTTTAAGCTATAATCATTTGGAAACCGATGGGTTTCGCCAGAACAATGAATTTGAGCGTGATGGATTTTTACTGAACACACAATTCCGAACGGGAAGAAACAGTAGTTTGTCCTTTTTAATGAACTATATTGATTACACGGCCCATATTCCAAGCTCCATTAACCAAACGGATTTTGATGAGGACCCTACCCGTGCTGCATCAAACTGGCTGGCCGCAAAAGGATATGAAGCTAACAAATATGTTTTAACGGGTCTCTCGCATACGTATCGATTTTCACAACATCTTCAAAATACAACCAGTATATTTTATACCTATTTGGACCATTACGAACCAAGGCCATTCAATATTTTGGACGAATTCACCAATGGGTTTGGTTTTAGAACCGTTTTTGAAGGCGATCTTGGCAAGGTTCAATTTACTTTAGGGAGTGAATTCTATAAAGATGAATACCACTGGGGCACGTATCAAAATTTATATGAGGAAAACAATGGCAATGGCAGTTTACAGGGAACTCAACTTAATGACAATATAGAATTCCGTCGACAATTCAACCTTTTTGGAACGCTTACCTATCCCATTACCTCTGCATTTTTGGTACAGGCCGGTCTCAACTTGAACAAAACCCATTACGACTATAGGGATTTGTTCAACCAAGGAGCAGAAAACGCATCGGCAGAGCGTGATTTTGATGCTATTTTACTTCCAAACCTTGGACTCAACTACCAATTAAAAAATGGAAAGATCTATGCGAACATTAGTCGGGGTTTTTCCAATCCCAGTTTGGAAGAAACATTGACTCCCGAAGGCGTCATCAACCCGGTTATTGCACAAGAAACAGGTATAAGTTATGAGTTGGGAAGTGAGTGGTCGCTGTTTGAAAAGAGACTTACAGCCAACATTGTCCTATATCGAATGAACGTAAAAAACCTTTTGGTGGCCCAACGTGTTGGTGAAGACCAATATATTGGCAGAAATGCGGGAGAGACCCGCCATCAAGGGTTGGAACTGGACCTGCA
It includes:
- the radA gene encoding DNA repair protein RadA, with translation MAKTKTAFFCQNCGAQFPKWIGQCSSCKEWNTIVEEVVQKEDKKGWKTDRPANTSNKPLRVSEITQEKELRLDTKDQEFNRVLGGGLVPGSLTLLGGEPGIGKSTLLLQIALKLPYKILYVSGEESQRQIKMRADRIQPKSENCYILTETKTQNIFQQIASIEPDLVVIDSIQTLHTDYIESAAGSISQIRECTAELIKFAKESHTPVILVGHITKDGTIAGPKILEHMVDTVLQFEGDRNYVYRILRSLKNRFGSTAELGIYEMQGSGLREVNNPSEVLISKNDEDLSGTAIAATVEGMRPLLIEIQALVSTAVYGTPQRSATGFNAKRLNMLLAVLEKRAGFKLGAKDVFLNITGGISVDDPAIDLAVMAAILSSNSDIAIEKGVCFAAEVGLAGEIRPVQRVDQRILEAEKLGFSKIFVSKNNKIGLKQSGIQIQKVSKIEDVVAHLFG
- a CDS encoding aldo/keto reductase, with protein sequence MKYTRIPHTDIRISKICLGTMTWGRQNNEEEAQEQMDYALDQGVNFFDTAELYPVPAKKELYAVTEELIGNWFKKTGNRDRVVLASKIAGPGQVANHIRSTGFSKEALVSAVEGSLRRLQTDYIDLFQLHWPERNTNYFGQRGYNAHAVDVWDDNIHQVLETLRDLIAEGKIRHVGLSNETPWGTMRYLEESKVHQGLPRMRTIQNPYSLLNRLFEVGLSEISMREQIGLMAYSPLGFGVLSGKYLTEIPPRKARITLFPNYSRYSGETATQATQKYADLAKAHNLSLAQMALAFVNTRPFLTSNIIGATTMEQLKENIASIDVDLSDEVLDGIEEIHNAIPNPAP
- a CDS encoding exodeoxyribonuclease III; amino-acid sequence: MKIVSYNVNGIRAALKKGFVEWLETVSPDVVCLQETKAMEEQLDTTVFKEAGYSHNYWFSAQKKGYSGVALLCKEEPDHVEFGTGIDYMDHEGRNIRADYGDVSIMSMYLPSGTNMDRLDFKLTYMDDFQKYADELRKERPNLIVLGDYNICHEAIDIHDPVRNKNVSGFLPVEREWIGNFMKSGFIDSFRHFNKEPDNYTWWSYRANARANNKGWRLDYGMVADPLEDRLKRSVILSEAKHSDHCPILLEVEK
- a CDS encoding cysteine hydrolase family protein → MTALVLIDVQRGLQEIGFYGTERNNMDAEENCGRLLTFFRKKQWPIFHVKHNSTDLGSPLHPGKVSNSFHPAVEPMINEPIFEKTVNSAFIGTELEARLKTEHITNLVIAGLTIEHCISTSVRMASNLGFTVILVSDATAAFDKIGHDCNTYAADVIFHAELANLKDEFATIKDTDTILKELDH
- a CDS encoding Gfo/Idh/MocA family protein: MVRSASFFLLCFFLAIVQLFSQSEPLKIGIAGLTHTHVHSILGRDAIGDIKIVGIAEPNRKLAQQYADQHGFSMDLVYNSLEEMIAATQPEAVTAFGNIFDHLEVVQTCAPKGIHVMVEKPLAVNMRHAKKMKALAQEHRIHLLTNYETTWYPTNHKAKTLLDNGEIGDLKKVVVRDGHRGPVKIGVNEEFLEWLQDPVLNGGGALTDFGCYGANLTTWLLQGKKPNTVTAVTQQLQAENNPKVDDDAVIILTYDGCQAVLQPSWNWPIGRKDMELYGLTGAIYADNRNTLRVRTAEGYDGYQEEISILEERPYPYNDPFSLLVAVVRGSVELNPNNLNALENNMTVVEILDAARKSAKTGKTIKLKK